Below is a genomic region from Brassica oleracea var. oleracea cultivar TO1000 chromosome C9, BOL, whole genome shotgun sequence.
AACGATGTTCTTCTTTGTGCAACTTATAATCATCATCTCTTGAAATAGGTTCAAGAACTTAGAAATTTTCTCCCGTCCATCAACCAAAACTATGTTCCATCCTACATCACATGCTTCGCTATAGATCCCAAGAACTCCCCCGTGAACAACTCTGGCTTGGACGACACTAACTACAGTCTCCAGAAGACCAATTCAGACACAACATTGCAGTTGGGGTATTATTTTTTTTAACTCTTTCTCCTGTCATTTGTTGCAACAAGATAGGAACCCCATTTTAGCTGATAACCCTTTTTATTTTCTTAGCACTAAAATAATTGCTAATTCTTGTGTGTTCTGGAAGGTTGCCGGGAGAAGCACAGGCTAGAAGGAGGAGTGAAGGAAATAGAGAGAGCCCATCAAGTGATTCAGTAACAACGAGCACCACCAAAGCAACTCCACAAAGGATCAATCTAGTTTAGCACCTGAAAACAAAAGCAAATGGTTCTCTGCTTAGCCACAAAGAGAAATATGGGAGTGAGGCACATGATGTTTTCCTCTGTAGCAAGTGTTCCATTATTTCAAAACCAATGTTAGAAGAGATGAATCCGATGTATCTCATCTCACATTCTAGTCTAACTCTAACCCCACTCTTTAATATTTATCTCATTTTCTTCTGATTATCTTTCGTCTTGTCTCTTCAAATCACAAAGATCTAACTTTTTGAGAGTTTTATATCCATAATCTTTACAATTTAGCATCATAATTATATTATAATACACGCAAAATTGTAAGCACTTGGTATGACAAAGATTTACGCATGTATAGTGGTAGTTACTGCATTGTGCAGTGTGGTATATGAGAGCAATCTTAATAGAACTCATATGATTATCTAAGACAAAAACCAAAAATTATTATTTTAAGATAATTGATTTTATAATTAATTTTAATACTTTAAAAAATTAAAACCTCTACAAATGTGTCATTCTTAGTGTCTACAAAATTTTAAATGAGAACTTTTTACTTTTTTTTTTTTTGAAACACCAAGCTCTAACTGGTAACCATTAAAATATGAATAAAAATGAGTAAGAAATGAATGAATATGAACAAAATAAAAATTATGGAAATAAATATTTGTTCCTTTTGTTTCATATCAATTTTGATAAGGAATGTTTTTCTTGTATAGTTCCTTAAAATTCAAATAATGATAAGAAATCAAATGCATCTAAATTCTTTATACATGCTGTAATTTTTAAATAATAAGTAGGAATTTACTATTCACTTTAATTTCCTATCCAACCATTTGGACCCCACACGAGAACTTTTACTACACCATTGCACAGCCAATTCAAGGCCCAATTGGACGCATGTCCTAACTAAGAAGTTTTACTAAATTATAAAATACACCCCGAAACTATCAGCTAAAAGTTTCAATAAAGGACCTCATATTTCTCCGTAATTAAAATTCATCACCAGATTAAAAATCCCCAGAACCATTAGACCGAAACCCTAAGCCCCCTTTGCGAGACAAGAGAAGAGAAGCAGGCATGGTGTGCATCAGGCGAGCGACGGTTGATGACCTTCTGGCGATGCAAGCCTGCAATCTCATGTGCCTTCCCGAGAACTACCAGATGAAGTACTACCTCTACCACATCCTCTCCTGGCCTCAGCTTCTCTACGTTGCCGAGGACTACAACGGCCGCATCGTCGGCTATGTCCTCGCCAAGATGGACGAGGAGAGTAACGAGTGCCACGGACACATCACTTCCCTCGCTGTTCTTCGTACTCATAGGAAGCTTGGTCTCGCCACTAAGCTCATGACCGCCGCTCAGGCTGCCATGGAACAGGTTTCTCAATTTGAAAATCTTATTAATGGTTCTTGGATTGTGTTATGATTTGTTTTGATTGAGACAAGTGATAGTTGTTCTGTCTCTACAACTTGGAAGTGTTTAAATGAGTCTGAGGGTTTTTTGTTGGTAGGTTTATGAGGCAGAGTATGTTTCGCTGCATGTGAGGAGAAGTAACCGAGCAGCGTTTCATCTGTACACGGAGACGTTAGGCTACAAGATTCACGATGTGGAAGCGAAGTATTACGCGGATGGAGAGGATGCCTATGACATGCGGAAGTATTTTAAGGGTAAGCAAAACCATCAACACAGCCACGGTCATCATCATCATCACCATGGAGGTGGGTGTTGTTCCGGTGATGCAGTAGAAACAACTCAACCCGAAGATGCTAAAGCAACGACGTCGAAGTGAGACTGAGTATATTGGTATGTGTTTGCTGGCTAGCTAGCTCTAGTAGTGCTGCTCAATGTTTTCCATTCATATGATTTTGAGTGTCAAAATACATTTGGTAAACCACTCTTGTGCTTGAGTGTTTCTCCATTGGTCTTCTTTTTGGTTGTACTTGATATTTAGCCAGTCTTTTTTTTCTATGTATCAAATGTTTCTGAAATCTTCTGTTTGCAAGATTTAGTTACATAAAAAAAAAAAATCTTGTCAACTCAAGAAGCCTGGAAGGTTCTTATGTGCTTTATATTGAAGCACTAGTTTGTGCTGTGTCAAAGCTTTCCTGCAACCATCTGATCTGTGAATCAAGACCTGCATCACGCAGAGCAGAGGAATAGAGCCTGGCTCTTTCCACTTTTATGTCCTGCAACAGCCTCATTAATACACCATGCGACAACGCATTTATAAAAAATCCCATATGCACCATCTCTCTACAAATAGCATTTCAGCCTTGGCGTACTATTCTATAGCCGGCAGTGTGCATTTATGGGCTATTGCTGTGGTCCTTCGTAGACGACTTAAGGCTGCTTCTTTTTTTTTTTTTTGATCAACTTAAGGCTGCTTCTTTGCTGGCAAAATAACAATAATCGAAATAATTCACAGGAACAATATTCATCAATATGTTTACAACAACGGATCTACTAACCACGCAGATGCATGACGTCCTAATCATAAAAAAAAAAAAATCAACTAGTTCCCAAGTTGAGAAAAGAATATACCCATGTTGTAATGTACAGATAGGAACCAACAAATAATGAGGAAATAAATATATGTACAGAAAGTCATTGAAGGGTTTCAACAACAAAGAAGAAGAATAGAAAAGGCTCAACCAACTTTGCTTAGTTGGATTGTAACCACATTCTTTCTTCCCCACCCCCACTGATATTGACACTACCACTTTCTCTTACTAAATTAATTATCAAATTATAAATACAATTCAATTAGGCAAGAAGGAGAAAAAAAGATCAAGTAGCCAGAGCCGGTCTAGGCTAGAGCACGGCGGACTCTAGGGGTGTGGACAACAACACGACCATTTTTGATCAAAGCTTGTCTATCTTTTATGGTTTCGTCAAAGAATCTGCTCTCTGGATTCTCAGCGTAGCATGCGTAGTAGCAACTCACGCATGCGTGAGGCAATGCCATTGAGATCCTCGTCTGTTTTAAACACATCCAATGATGATAATGAGAATAATACTAACTGAATAAAAACATAAAAATCTAAACAGAAAGTGTCATTTTACCATGAGGTATCCAATGAAGAAGGCAAGCAAGGAGATGGTAGCTGTAAAAGGCTTATAAACCGTGTGCGTCCAAGCGACCGCCACAATAACACAGACGCAGCCACTGCATATCCCCGTGAGGAAACATATAGAGCTTGTTATGTCCGCATCCACTACCTCAACCATATCAACATCCTCAAACAGTTTCCACGTGTCTTGCGACGCCCTCACAAACCCTTTCCCATACGCTGCTATCTGCCACACACATTCACAAACATTTACTCAAACAACAGAAACAAAACTTAGTGAAAAAATCATTTTACTAATAATAATAATAATACCTGCACAAAGGCCCAGCCATTGCCATGCTCGAATATAAACGTCATGAGTTTAAGACAGCAATTAGCGCAGCAAAACATGAACTCATCTTCACCTTTAAGCAAGTTTAACCCCCTCGCCACGATCCTAAGCGCTTCGATCGTCGGAACAAAGAGAGACCCCAAACACGCGCTCCCTAGGTTACGAGACAAGGCTCTTTGGAAACTAAACCTTGTACTAGACTGCATCCCTCTAAGATAGAACAGAGCGATGACTCTACTCACAGTCAGATTAACAACGTTCCTCATCACTTCCGTCGTCCAAGCCAAGCTCAACACCAAACCGATAATCACAAGCGGCGGGAAATAAAAATTCAACGCACCGATGACACCGAAGATCCAAAGCGACATCCAGAAGAAGCCAGCGGCTAGCATGTAGTAGGTTGGTAAGTTCAAGTCAGAGAACTTTGAAACTGGCTCTAAAGACTTGACCAGTATCTTGGTACAGAACTTGATCCTGCGTGTGACCCAGCAAGCGTATAAACCGTTTCCAATAGAGAAGGCGATGAGGGAAACACCAACGCCATCGGTGGCTGGCATTTGGAAACAGAGCAAGAGGATTCCTGAGGAGAGAGACATCAGGAACGTGCTCCAGAGGATGAAGTGGATCATGAACTCAGGCCAGAGACGGATCGCCATTTGCCAGGAGAACGCGAGTACGATGCTTAGGAGAGACGCGGCTTCGACTTGCGGAAGTAGGAATCTGAGGATGCGTTGCTCTTTGCGTTTGACGCTGCCGTTGGAGCCGATGAGACCCTGGACGCCTCTGAAGACGAGGAAGCATACGAAACCGATGGCCGCGATCTTGTGAAGGATGAAGAGGAAGAGAAAGAACTTGTTTGTGTACTTTGACGAGTTCAACGACGCCAAAGTTTCCTGCAGCAAAAACAAATTAGGAAACTTTAACTCAACTAACGATCTAAAAATGGTAACTTTCCGACAGAGATGCAAGATTTACTTGAGGGGTTTGTGAGAAGAGGGAACGGGACTGATGCTGAAGCGGAGGCGGAGAGGGAGACGGCGGAGGCTGAGGCTCTTCCGGCGGCGGCGCGCGAACGGGAGGAGTCTGTATCGGCGGAGGAGCTCTTGAGGATGATCGGAGCGGCTGCGCGGGGTTAGGAGGAGGCGGAGTGGTGAATCTACCGCCGCCGCCATTGTTGACAATGATCCGAAGAGGGTTCGTCGGGTTTAATCTGTTCAAGTTCGCTAAGAATCTGTGGTGGTTGAGTTCGTCTTTATCTCCTCCTTCTTCCTCATCATTAGCCTTTACTCCTCTCTGCTTCTTCTTCTTCTTCTTCTTCTCTGTTTTTTCTTCTCCTCTGTTTTCTCTCTCTTCCACAGCCTTTAACTACAAATAAACTGATCGTTAACAAGACTATTCATCGAAAAGGAAGAGTAATTTGTAGGAAAGGAGAAACCTTTACGGGGTCTGTGGCACCCATTTGGCGGGTTTTGAGGTGACGTCACTTCCCGGCGACGGCGGTCGTCTCTCTTCTATAAAAGAATGTTTTGCAAAAAGTCTTCTTCTTACAAATCGGATTACATTATTATTTGTGTGGTTGGTGTAAAGAAGTTACTGTTTCTTTTAATTTTTTTTTTTTACAACTTTTTGGTCGTAGTCATTTAGTAACGTTTATTATTTATCTATTATTGATGACAACTATGGTACGAAAGCAGAATCCAACCAGAGATCGTGCCATGTGCGTCAGTGCGTGAGGCGCAATTTCCATATAAGTCTACGTTTGTTTTTTTTTGTTGGTCAGTGCATGTTGATGTAAGAGAAAAACACACGTGAAGAATGGTGGAGAAGGAGATCGTTATCTTGTGCGTTGAGCCGTTGACGTGTAAGCTTCAACAATGAAAAATGAAGCGACACGTCTGCGGTTTGATAGGAAACTAACGGTTGCGATTTGTTGTTTCATGGAGACTGAGTTCCGTATCACAACTTTGTTGTTTCCTGCTATATATATTATTCTCCAAACATCATCAATACATCATTGTATGTTTTGTATGTTAGTAATCATTATTAAATCAAAGTCGTTTTCTAAAACCATCACCAAGATTCGATTCTAATCACGTAAGTAGCAATCGAATGCAAATCACGGTCAAAGTATTCGTACAAGATTTCTGTAACAGCGAATGTAGATAAGAAAGACATAACACAAATGACTTCGAAACAGAAGATAAAATCAGTTTCAGAAACATCATGTTCTGATTCTGAAACAGAACAAAAGGAAGATTTAGCTGAACGTGGAATGAGCTTCGAGATGTTAAAGGCTGAGACAAGCTTCACCAAGATGGGCATAGAAGAACCAAACCAGAAACCCTTTCAAACATGTGAGCATTCAACGTCTACAATTTGCCAAGCCGAAAACAAAGAAAGAGACAAAAGAGGTGGTCCTGCAACGTACGGAACAGAGCAACCAATAACGTTACATAACAGATTTCAGCTGCTAGAATCCAATGAAGATATGAAGACCTAATGGACAGCGAGGCAATTCACTAGGGCTTCGAGATTTCAATATAAATAGACATCTCAAGTTGTAAAAGAATCTTTAAACAAGAAATAAAAATGAAAAGCTTCAAACTTGTTCCGTTCAACACAGCTCGTCGTCAGCCGTAGTTCCTCTTATAGAGCACAATGCTTCAGATACCCCTGCAACGGGTGAAACCAATAACTCTTCTCAGTCTTCTGCCTCTCAAAAC
It encodes:
- the LOC106315582 gene encoding N-alpha-acetyltransferase daf-31-like; this translates as MVCIRRATVDDLLAMQACNLMCLPENYQMKYYLYHILSWPQLLYVAEDYNGRIVGYVLAKMDEESNECHGHITSLAVLRTHRKLGLATKLMTAAQAAMEQVYEAEYVSLHVRRSNRAAFHLYTETLGYKIHDVEAKYYADGEDAYDMRKYFKGKQNHQHSHGHHHHHHGGGCCSGDAVETTQPEDAKATTSK
- the LOC106319174 gene encoding protein PNS1-like isoform X3 → MGATDPVKAVEERENRGEEKTEKKKKKKKQRGVKANDEEEGGDKDELNHHRFLANLNRLNPTNPLRIIVNNGGGGRFTTPPPPNPAQPLRSSSRAPPPIQTPPVRAPPPEEPQPPPSPSPPPLQHQSRSLFSQTPQETLASLNSSKYTNKFFLFLFILHKIAAIGFVCFLVFRGVQGLIGSNGSVKRKEQRILRFLLPQVEAASLLSIVLAFSWQMAIRLWPEFMIHFILWSTFLMSLSSGILLLCFQMPATDGVGVSLIAFSIGNGLYACWVTRRIKFCTKILVKSLEPVSKFSDLNLPTYYMLAAGFFWMSLWIFGVIGALNFYFPPLVIIGLVLSLAWTTEVMRNVVNLTVSRVIALFYLRGMQSSTRFSFQRALSRNLGSACLGSLFVPTIEALRIVARGLNLLKGEDEFMFCCANCCLKLMTFIFEHGNGWAFVQIAAYGKGFVRASQDTWKLFEDVDMVEVVDADITSSICFLTGICSGCVCVIVAVAWTHTVYKPFTATISLLAFFIGYLMTRISMALPHACVSCYYACYAENPESRFFDETIKDRQALIKNGRVVVHTPRVRRALA
- the LOC106319174 gene encoding protein PNS1-like isoform X4, whose translation is MGATDPAVEERENRGEEKTEKKKKKKKQRGVKANDEEEGGDKDELNHHRFLANLNRLNPTNPLRIIVNNGGGGRFTTPPPPNPAQPLRSSSRAPPPIQTPPVRAPPPEEPQPPPSPSPPPLQHQSRSLFSQTPQETLASLNSSKYTNKFFLFLFILHKIAAIGFVCFLVFRGVQGLIGSNGSVKRKEQRILRFLLPQVEAASLLSIVLAFSWQMAIRLWPEFMIHFILWSTFLMSLSSGILLLCFQMPATDGVGVSLIAFSIGNGLYACWVTRRIKFCTKILVKSLEPVSKFSDLNLPTYYMLAAGFFWMSLWIFGVIGALNFYFPPLVIIGLVLSLAWTTEVMRNVVNLTVSRVIALFYLRGMQSSTRFSFQRALSRNLGSACLGSLFVPTIEALRIVARGLNLLKGEDEFMFCCANCCLKLMTFIFEHGNGWAFVQIAAYGKGFVRASQDTWKLFEDVDMVEVVDADITSSICFLTGICSGCVCVIVAVAWTHTVYKPFTATISLLAFFIGYLMTRISMALPHACVSCYYACYAENPESRFFDETIKDRQALIKNGRVVVHTPRVRRALA
- the LOC106319174 gene encoding protein PNS1-like isoform X1, which codes for MGATDPVKLKAVEERENRGEEKTEKKKKKKKQRGVKANDEEEGGDKDELNHHRFLANLNRLNPTNPLRIIVNNGGGGRFTTPPPPNPAQPLRSSSRAPPPIQTPPVRAPPPEEPQPPPSPSPPPLQHQSRSLFSQTPQETLASLNSSKYTNKFFLFLFILHKIAAIGFVCFLVFRGVQGLIGSNGSVKRKEQRILRFLLPQVEAASLLSIVLAFSWQMAIRLWPEFMIHFILWSTFLMSLSSGILLLCFQMPATDGVGVSLIAFSIGNGLYACWVTRRIKFCTKILVKSLEPVSKFSDLNLPTYYMLAAGFFWMSLWIFGVIGALNFYFPPLVIIGLVLSLAWTTEVMRNVVNLTVSRVIALFYLRGMQSSTRFSFQRALSRNLGSACLGSLFVPTIEALRIVARGLNLLKGEDEFMFCCANCCLKLMTFIFEHGNGWAFVQIAAYGKGFVRASQDTWKLFEDVDMVEVVDADITSSICFLTGICSGCVCVIVAVAWTHTVYKPFTATISLLAFFIGYLMTRISMALPHACVSCYYACYAENPESRFFDETIKDRQALIKNGRVVVHTPRVRRALA
- the LOC106319174 gene encoding protein PNS1-like isoform X2, encoding MGATDPLKAVEERENRGEEKTEKKKKKKKQRGVKANDEEEGGDKDELNHHRFLANLNRLNPTNPLRIIVNNGGGGRFTTPPPPNPAQPLRSSSRAPPPIQTPPVRAPPPEEPQPPPSPSPPPLQHQSRSLFSQTPQETLASLNSSKYTNKFFLFLFILHKIAAIGFVCFLVFRGVQGLIGSNGSVKRKEQRILRFLLPQVEAASLLSIVLAFSWQMAIRLWPEFMIHFILWSTFLMSLSSGILLLCFQMPATDGVGVSLIAFSIGNGLYACWVTRRIKFCTKILVKSLEPVSKFSDLNLPTYYMLAAGFFWMSLWIFGVIGALNFYFPPLVIIGLVLSLAWTTEVMRNVVNLTVSRVIALFYLRGMQSSTRFSFQRALSRNLGSACLGSLFVPTIEALRIVARGLNLLKGEDEFMFCCANCCLKLMTFIFEHGNGWAFVQIAAYGKGFVRASQDTWKLFEDVDMVEVVDADITSSICFLTGICSGCVCVIVAVAWTHTVYKPFTATISLLAFFIGYLMTRISMALPHACVSCYYACYAENPESRFFDETIKDRQALIKNGRVVVHTPRVRRALA